Proteins from one Streptomyces genisteinicus genomic window:
- a CDS encoding TetR/AcrR family transcriptional regulator produces the protein MANLREAQKQLTRRLLLESGLRLFTAKGYAATTVDDIATAAGTTRVTFYAYFPSRSELMRALIDEQLNEVLRRVRSPEHGSTARDLVATVAEGTPEAITAWLRRTAESWSEIRPIIRIGRDAAVVDPDLPDLVERWLEEAVGDIEDGLTAAGRFAPHQRHFRGVLAMSQLDYVAQHGDDSDWKLTRDQMLEELADSWVRLLT, from the coding sequence ATGGCGAACCTTCGTGAGGCGCAGAAGCAGCTGACCCGTCGTCTGCTGCTGGAGTCGGGACTGCGGCTCTTCACGGCGAAGGGGTACGCCGCCACCACGGTGGACGACATCGCCACCGCCGCGGGCACCACGCGCGTCACCTTCTACGCGTACTTCCCGTCCCGCAGCGAGCTGATGCGGGCGCTCATCGACGAGCAGCTCAACGAGGTGCTGCGGCGCGTCCGTTCGCCCGAGCACGGCTCCACCGCCCGGGACCTGGTGGCGACCGTCGCCGAAGGGACACCGGAGGCGATCACGGCCTGGCTGCGCCGGACCGCCGAGAGCTGGTCCGAGATCCGCCCGATCATCCGCATCGGCCGGGACGCCGCGGTCGTCGACCCCGACCTGCCCGACCTGGTGGAACGCTGGCTGGAGGAGGCCGTCGGCGACATCGAGGACGGCCTCACCGCGGCCGGCCGGTTCGCACCCCACCAGCGGCACTTCCGGGGGGTGCTCGCCATGTCCCAGCTCGACTACGTGGCCCAGCACGGGGACGACTCCGACTGGAAGCTCACCCGCGACCAGATGCTGGAAGAGCTGGCCGACAGCTGGGTGCGCCTGCTGACCTGA
- a CDS encoding phosphotriesterase: MSVESTTVNTVLGPVPAAELGVVSVHEALLSVVPGAEHAHDITIDRAEIFETLAARLRDFRAHGGGTIVDSTGMFHGRDVRLYETLSRATGVHIVASTGQGPEELLGGYFLTPQTNPPTPWPAEKFADLFTREITEGMVVPRVERRGAAGLVATAATRTGMTATDESLFRGAARAALATGVPVSLRYGKDAPHDLGLVLDEKLPADRVVVGGLDRRDAVAAGAPLEVARRGAYVALDRVGTRDEDHVTDAERVALVLELAEAGLVGRVLLSAGATGVAKGHPGNDLPYSHVLTGFVPLLEARGLGADDVRRILVDNPRDLLSVR; the protein is encoded by the coding sequence ATGAGCGTCGAGAGCACCACCGTCAACACCGTCCTCGGCCCCGTGCCGGCCGCGGAGCTGGGCGTCGTCTCGGTCCACGAAGCGCTGCTGTCGGTGGTGCCGGGCGCCGAGCACGCCCACGACATCACCATCGACCGCGCCGAGATCTTCGAGACCCTCGCCGCCCGCCTGAGGGACTTCAGGGCGCACGGCGGCGGCACGATCGTCGACAGCACCGGCATGTTCCACGGCCGGGACGTCCGGCTGTACGAGACCCTCTCCCGCGCCACCGGCGTGCACATCGTCGCCTCGACGGGCCAGGGCCCGGAGGAGCTGCTCGGCGGCTACTTCCTCACCCCGCAGACCAACCCGCCGACGCCGTGGCCGGCCGAGAAGTTCGCCGACCTCTTCACCAGGGAGATCACCGAGGGCATGGTCGTCCCGCGTGTCGAGCGGCGCGGCGCCGCCGGCCTGGTCGCCACCGCGGCCACCCGCACCGGCATGACCGCGACCGACGAGAGCCTGTTCCGCGGTGCGGCCCGCGCCGCGCTCGCCACCGGCGTCCCCGTCTCCCTCCGCTACGGCAAGGACGCCCCGCACGACCTCGGTCTGGTCCTGGACGAGAAGCTGCCCGCCGACCGGGTCGTCGTCGGCGGACTGGACCGCAGGGACGCCGTCGCCGCCGGAGCGCCCCTGGAGGTCGCCCGCCGCGGCGCGTACGTCGCGCTCGACCGCGTGGGCACGCGGGACGAGGACCACGTGACGGACGCCGAACGCGTCGCCCTCGTGCTGGAGCTGGCCGAGGCCGGTCTCGTCGGCCGGGTGCTGCTGTCGGCCGGCGCCACCGGCGTCGCCAAGGGCCACCCGGGCAACGACCTGCCGTACAGCCACGTCCTGACCGGCTTCGTCCCGCTCCTCGAGGCCCGGGGCCTCGGCGCGGACGACGTACGGCGGATTCTCGTGGACAACCCGCGGGACCTGCTGTCGGTGCGCTGA
- a CDS encoding phosphotriesterase encodes MSRVNTVLGPVPAEELGFVAVHEHIGYGMPGSELDTRWWKTPEERYEETVPKLRRFHELGGGTFVDATGICNGRDVDHYKSLSAKTGVHIVACTGFVGGDTALPHFANADVDYLTRQFVHEITVGIGDTGSLAGVIKVGVSRGGRMTGLDKRIYRAAARAALATGAPVLTHLAIDAENAVAIFEEEQLPLHRVLFGHVDDGVNADRTRDVWIAEQGGRIGFDTFGYETELPDPPFWARPRKERLDHFLRFVDGGRRIHQVLASADANCSPLGWPGVKGHTVNYLFEDLIPDLRSAGLDDTAIRTLFVDNPAAFLTLQK; translated from the coding sequence GTGTCGAGAGTGAACACGGTCCTGGGTCCCGTCCCGGCCGAGGAGCTGGGATTCGTCGCCGTCCACGAGCACATCGGGTACGGCATGCCCGGCTCCGAACTGGACACCAGGTGGTGGAAGACGCCCGAGGAGCGGTACGAGGAGACCGTCCCCAAGCTGCGCCGGTTCCACGAGCTGGGCGGCGGCACCTTCGTCGACGCCACCGGGATCTGCAACGGCCGCGACGTCGACCACTACAAGTCGCTGTCCGCGAAGACCGGCGTGCACATCGTCGCCTGCACCGGCTTCGTCGGCGGCGACACCGCCCTGCCGCACTTCGCGAACGCCGATGTCGACTACCTGACGCGGCAGTTCGTCCACGAGATCACCGTCGGCATCGGCGACACCGGCAGCCTCGCCGGCGTCATCAAGGTCGGTGTGAGCCGGGGCGGCCGGATGACCGGCCTGGACAAGCGGATCTACCGGGCCGCCGCCCGCGCCGCCCTCGCCACGGGCGCCCCCGTCCTCACCCACCTCGCGATCGACGCCGAGAACGCCGTCGCGATCTTCGAGGAGGAGCAACTGCCCCTGCACCGCGTCCTGTTCGGGCACGTCGACGACGGTGTCAACGCCGACCGGACGCGCGACGTGTGGATCGCCGAGCAGGGTGGCCGCATCGGCTTCGACACCTTCGGCTACGAGACCGAACTGCCCGACCCGCCGTTCTGGGCCCGCCCCCGCAAGGAACGCCTCGACCACTTCCTGCGCTTCGTCGACGGCGGCCGCCGGATCCACCAGGTCCTCGCCTCCGCCGACGCCAACTGCTCCCCGCTCGGCTGGCCCGGCGTCAAGGGGCACACCGTCAACTACCTCTTCGAGGACCTGATCCCGGACCTGCGCTCCGCCGGCCTCGACGACACGGCGATCAGGACCCTCTTCGTCGACAACCCTGCCGCCTTCCTGACCCTCCAGAAATAG
- a CDS encoding FAD-dependent oxidoreductase — protein sequence MQPSDLEKLTIAVVGAGYGGAAAAKALSLLGARVDVYEQAARIHEVGAGIGLRPATMNRFREWGIFDAVAGVSSPSDRFEILTATGDPLMKEAWPADGDQVHTHLIHRGDFIDALLGALPEGMVHLGRRLEGVEDRGGDGAVLTFADGTTAEADLVVGADGIKSVVRRQLFSRKPPVFSGEHAYRTVISTDAAHGMVTDDNLRMYIGRGTKVYLLPLRHRGQVSFDITALDPDGTWAPRVTKEDLLKTVEGFDERLVAITRDLDMDTVNIRAVYDIDPVDTWHTDSVVLVGDAAHSMLHHQGQGANSAIEDGGALADALKRAGSVKEALALYQATRKPVTDELQRISRQGWTEEEIHEVFPGQRPAAEGQE from the coding sequence ATGCAGCCCTCGGACCTCGAGAAACTCACGATCGCCGTCGTCGGAGCCGGGTACGGCGGTGCCGCCGCCGCCAAGGCGCTCAGCCTCCTGGGCGCCAGGGTGGACGTCTACGAGCAGGCCGCCCGGATCCACGAGGTCGGCGCCGGCATCGGCCTGCGCCCCGCCACCATGAACCGCTTCCGCGAGTGGGGCATCTTCGACGCCGTCGCCGGCGTCAGCTCGCCCAGCGACCGCTTCGAGATCCTCACCGCCACCGGCGACCCCCTCATGAAGGAGGCGTGGCCCGCCGACGGCGACCAGGTCCACACCCACCTGATCCACCGCGGCGACTTCATCGACGCCCTCCTGGGCGCGCTCCCCGAGGGCATGGTGCACCTCGGCCGCAGACTGGAGGGCGTCGAGGACAGGGGCGGGGACGGCGCCGTCCTCACCTTCGCCGACGGCACCACCGCCGAGGCGGACCTGGTCGTCGGCGCCGACGGCATCAAGTCGGTCGTCCGCCGGCAGCTGTTCAGCCGCAAGCCCCCGGTGTTCTCCGGCGAGCACGCCTACCGCACGGTGATCTCCACCGACGCCGCCCACGGCATGGTCACCGACGACAACCTGCGCATGTACATCGGCCGCGGCACCAAGGTCTACCTGCTGCCGCTGCGCCACCGCGGCCAGGTGTCCTTCGATATCACGGCCCTCGACCCGGACGGCACCTGGGCGCCGCGGGTCACCAAGGAGGACCTGCTCAAGACGGTCGAGGGCTTCGACGAGCGGCTGGTGGCCATCACCCGCGACCTCGACATGGACACCGTGAACATCCGCGCGGTCTACGACATCGACCCCGTCGACACCTGGCACACGGACTCCGTCGTCCTGGTCGGCGACGCCGCCCACTCGATGCTCCACCACCAGGGCCAGGGCGCCAACTCGGCCATCGAGGACGGCGGCGCGCTCGCCGACGCCCTGAAGCGGGCCGGCTCCGTGAAGGAGGCGCTCGCCCTCTACCAGGCCACCCGCAAGCCGGTGACCGACGAACTGCAGCGCATCTCGCGCCAGGGCTGGACCGAGGAGGAGATCCACGAGGTCTTCCCCGGCCAGCGGCCTGCCGCCGAAGGACAGGAGTGA